A section of the Leptotrichia buccalis C-1013-b genome encodes:
- a CDS encoding type III pantothenate kinase, which yields MILGFDIGNTHIVPIFYDMKGNILATFRIPTHLEFTEDTLFIMLKEFAKNSNLEILNVENIIVSSVVPNINENFSRLGKKYFDINPVFVNLDNVENKIKILPNMERGLGADRIVDILAAKNLHPEKELLIIDFGTATTFDMIKDSTYMGGSILPGITLSINALFNNTAALPKIEFTEPETVLGINTVSQINTGIFYGNVGAVKELILQYKKFFPNAYVIATGGQGRKISEYIEEIDEYVAKLGETGIFEFYKLTINN from the coding sequence ATGATTTTAGGATTTGATATTGGAAATACACATATTGTGCCAATTTTTTATGATATGAAAGGAAATATACTGGCAACATTTAGGATACCTACACATCTTGAATTTACTGAAGATACCCTTTTTATAATGTTAAAGGAATTTGCTAAAAACAGTAATTTGGAAATTTTAAACGTTGAAAACATCATTGTATCATCTGTTGTTCCGAATATTAACGAAAATTTTTCAAGACTTGGAAAAAAATATTTTGACATTAATCCAGTTTTTGTAAATCTTGACAACGTTGAAAATAAAATAAAAATTTTACCAAATATGGAACGTGGACTTGGAGCAGATAGAATTGTCGATATTTTGGCGGCAAAAAATTTACATCCAGAAAAGGAGCTTCTAATTATCGACTTTGGAACAGCTACAACTTTTGATATGATAAAAGATTCCACTTATATGGGCGGAAGCATTCTCCCTGGAATTACACTTTCAATAAATGCCTTATTCAACAATACTGCCGCTTTACCCAAAATTGAATTTACAGAACCTGAAACAGTTTTGGGAATAAATACGGTTTCTCAGATTAATACAGGTATTTTTTACGGAAATGTCGGAGCAGTTAAGGAATTAATTTTACAATATAAAAAATTTTTTCCAAATGCTTATGTTATTGCAACTGGAGGACAAGGAAGAAAAATTTCCGAATATATTGAAGAAATTGATGAATATGTGGCAAAACTTGGGGAAACTGGTATTTTTGAATTTTATAAATTGACAATTAATAATTAA
- a CDS encoding OPT/YSL family transporter, whose translation MTEEKKLNITFPAVFIGIVGAILVSASSFYIVLKFGALPWPTIMVTLLSMITLKFFKRTDNKEITITHTIMSAGSMVAGGVAFTVPAYIILGGKLSDINQYLLCITILVGSIAGSFLSYIFRSKLIEEEKLEFPIGEAAYNLVKSGENMENIRYVAFGTLFSSIIALFRDFSFSKGKPPFIPALLSLKNGLLSLYVSPLLVGIGYVLGFVNTFVWFLGGAVIVFIGEPLAKIFKLNDFAIMKNSFGMGFMIGIGIAVILKIIFSNKSKNEKNNQNIFKKLSFLSIFSIIIIILIYKLPIFLALVLILISILCTIIAGYSTGKTGVNPMEIYAIITILLISFLNKILNGLNIFGIKFSADLTTLTLFLLACIIAVACGLSGDILNDFKSGYRMNVNPKDQLVGELIGSIVSSFVITFLFFVFFRIYKNIGPVENTDLIALQASIVATVINGIPFLGIFFAGLIFGMVLSLLNLPVLTFGIGIYVPFYLTSTVFLGGLISYFANRHSKKLHSNLLLLSNGLMSGEAIVGVILSVAAYIGLFMK comes from the coding sequence ATGACAGAAGAAAAAAAATTAAACATAACATTTCCAGCTGTTTTTATCGGAATTGTAGGTGCAATTTTAGTATCCGCAAGCTCTTTTTACATTGTATTAAAATTTGGAGCGTTACCTTGGCCAACGATAATGGTTACGCTTTTGTCGATGATAACGTTAAAATTTTTTAAAAGAACAGACAATAAGGAAATTACGATTACACATACAATAATGAGTGCTGGGTCAATGGTGGCAGGGGGAGTTGCCTTTACAGTGCCGGCTTATATTATTTTAGGTGGAAAACTTTCGGATATTAATCAATATTTACTTTGCATAACTATTTTGGTTGGAAGTATCGCTGGTTCATTTTTATCCTATATTTTTCGTTCAAAATTAATTGAAGAGGAAAAACTGGAATTCCCAATTGGAGAAGCGGCATATAATCTTGTTAAATCAGGGGAAAATATGGAAAATATTCGTTATGTGGCTTTTGGGACATTATTTAGCTCAATTATCGCGCTTTTTCGTGATTTCAGCTTTTCAAAAGGGAAACCGCCATTTATTCCTGCTTTGCTTTCACTAAAAAATGGCCTTCTTAGCCTTTATGTATCACCCCTTTTAGTTGGGATTGGATATGTTTTAGGATTTGTAAATACATTTGTATGGTTTTTAGGCGGTGCAGTTATTGTTTTTATTGGAGAGCCACTTGCTAAAATTTTTAAATTAAATGACTTTGCTATTATGAAAAATAGCTTTGGAATGGGATTTATGATTGGAATTGGGATTGCTGTGATTTTAAAAATTATTTTTTCAAATAAATCAAAAAATGAAAAAAATAATCAGAATATTTTTAAAAAGTTATCATTTTTATCAATTTTTTCAATTATTATTATAATTTTAATATACAAATTGCCAATATTTCTGGCATTAGTTCTTATTCTAATTTCCATCCTTTGTACAATAATTGCAGGATATTCAACTGGAAAAACTGGAGTCAATCCAATGGAAATTTATGCAATAATCACAATTTTGTTAATTTCATTTTTAAACAAAATATTAAATGGCTTAAATATTTTTGGAATAAAATTTTCTGCAGACTTAACAACTTTGACATTATTCCTTTTAGCCTGTATTATTGCAGTAGCTTGCGGACTTTCTGGAGATATTCTGAATGACTTTAAATCAGGATATAGAATGAATGTAAATCCAAAAGATCAGCTTGTTGGAGAATTAATCGGGTCAATTGTAAGTTCATTTGTAATAACATTTTTATTTTTTGTATTTTTTAGAATTTACAAAAATATAGGCCCTGTGGAAAATACTGATTTAATTGCATTACAGGCTTCCATTGTCGCAACAGTAATAAATGGAATTCCATTTCTAGGAATTTTCTTTGCCGGACTTATTTTCGGTATGGTTTTAAGTCTGTTAAATCTTCCAGTACTAACTTTTGGAATTGGAATCTATGTTCCATTTTATTTGACTTCAACTGTATTTTTAGGTGGCCTTATAAGTTATTTTGCAAACAGACATTCAAAAAAACTTCATTCTAATCTACTTTTACTCTCAAACGGATTAATGAGCGGAGAAGCAATTGTCGGTGTTATTTTATCGGTTGCAGCTTATATTGGATTATTTATGAAATAA
- a CDS encoding Fur family transcriptional regulator, translating into MKLTKKRQQILNLIQSSDTPINAKFLKSKVDFDLSTVYRALEFLEKNNYIFSFDFENEKYYFKEENANFFICDSCKHIETMPEFSNEETEKEKSELKKRGFSLLSHLSIFKGKCNDCD; encoded by the coding sequence ATGAAATTAACTAAGAAAAGGCAGCAAATACTTAATCTTATACAGTCTTCAGACACTCCAATAAATGCCAAGTTTTTAAAATCAAAAGTAGATTTTGACTTATCGACAGTTTATCGAGCTTTGGAATTTTTAGAGAAAAATAATTATATTTTTTCGTTTGACTTTGAAAATGAAAAATATTACTTTAAGGAAGAAAATGCCAATTTTTTTATTTGTGATTCTTGCAAGCATATTGAAACTATGCCTGAATTTTCAAATGAAGAAACAGAAAAAGAAAAAAGCGAATTAAAAAAACGAGGCTTTTCACTATTGTCACATCTTTCGATTTTTAAAGGAAAATGCAACGATTGTGATTAA
- a CDS encoding metal ABC transporter substrate-binding protein: MKKLLSLLLLSALFIFSCGNKSETKKEQGTTTGSKEKIVTSVPPLRWLAQKIAGDDFEVISIVQPNMNHELFEPKPSDLKILENSKVFFTYNMLGFEETISNSLSDKNKIVNVLDGVDKNLFIKGDHDHDHEHEHGHEHGKKEEHEHHHEHEGHDGIDPHVWFSLDMMPKVAENIKNELSKLYPDKKETFEKNYNAFITELNQVKAELSQKMASKTKKSFMIYHPALNYFLKNYAIEEISIEQEGKEPSAQQIKEIIDEAKEHNITTILVQPQFPKQSAEAISKEIPNSKVAEFNVDKENVFENLKQFVDYLN, encoded by the coding sequence ATGAAAAAATTATTATCATTACTTTTATTATCAGCTCTGTTTATTTTTTCTTGCGGAAATAAATCAGAAACTAAAAAAGAGCAAGGAACTACTACAGGATCAAAGGAAAAAATTGTAACAAGCGTGCCGCCTTTAAGATGGCTTGCTCAAAAAATTGCAGGAGATGATTTTGAAGTTATTTCAATTGTGCAGCCAAATATGAATCACGAACTATTTGAGCCGAAACCTTCAGATTTGAAAATTTTGGAAAATTCAAAGGTATTTTTCACTTACAATATGCTAGGATTTGAAGAAACAATTTCTAACAGCTTAAGTGATAAAAATAAAATTGTTAATGTTTTAGATGGTGTTGATAAAAATTTATTTATCAAAGGAGATCATGATCATGACCACGAACATGAGCATGGACATGAACACGGTAAAAAGGAAGAACACGAACATCATCACGAGCATGAAGGACACGATGGGATTGATCCGCATGTTTGGTTCTCGCTTGACATGATGCCTAAAGTTGCTGAAAATATAAAAAATGAATTGTCAAAACTTTACCCAGACAAAAAAGAAACTTTTGAAAAAAATTACAATGCTTTCATTACAGAACTTAATCAGGTAAAAGCAGAACTTTCACAAAAAATGGCTTCAAAAACTAAAAAATCATTTATGATTTATCACCCTGCATTAAACTATTTCCTAAAAAACTATGCCATTGAAGAAATTTCAATCGAGCAGGAAGGAAAAGAGCCGTCAGCACAGCAAATAAAAGAAATTATTGATGAAGCAAAAGAACATAACATAACTACAATCCTAGTTCAGCCTCAATTTCCAAAACAAAGTGCTGAAGCCATTTCAAAAGAAATTCCTAACTCAAAAGTCGCTGAATTTAATGTTGACAAGGAAAATGTCTTTGAAAATCTAAAACAGTTTGTAGATTATTTAAATTAA
- a CDS encoding esterase/lipase family protein — MKKIIKNILIGTSITAVGITTTKNSWAGLLYHDYKIKTYYEKNDKKRENQDFLVLFHGIYGKSSDMENIAQYFKNDYRIVNIQYPTTKETAQEITELYIKPSIENIIGEIYAQNFYNKIENQYFEIDENGNRKNRQAADKNLNQNIKINFVTHSMGTGILRYYLKENPLKNLGKVVFISPPSHGSHLADIPFVDKLPFILGKVVPQFSTKKDSFVNQLGEPDYNYLILIGNKTNNPFYSMLIPGKDDGMVPVDSAKMKSENFKIIDNTTHTSILKDTRTMKEISNFLKNTTIQENKAEEKKIENFSEKRE; from the coding sequence ATGAAAAAAATAATAAAAAATATATTAATTGGAACCTCAATTACTGCCGTTGGAATTACTACAACTAAAAACAGTTGGGCTGGACTGCTTTACCACGACTATAAAATAAAAACTTATTATGAAAAAAATGATAAAAAACGTGAAAATCAGGATTTTTTAGTGCTTTTTCACGGAATTTACGGAAAAAGTTCAGATATGGAAAATATTGCCCAGTATTTTAAAAATGACTATAGAATTGTAAATATCCAGTATCCTACAACTAAGGAAACTGCACAAGAAATTACAGAGCTTTATATAAAACCAAGTATTGAAAATATTATTGGAGAAATTTATGCACAAAATTTTTACAATAAAATAGAAAATCAGTATTTTGAAATTGATGAAAATGGAAATCGAAAAAATAGACAAGCAGCTGATAAAAATTTAAATCAAAATATAAAAATTAATTTTGTGACACATTCGATGGGAACGGGAATTTTAAGGTACTATTTAAAAGAAAATCCACTTAAAAATCTTGGAAAAGTAGTGTTTATTTCTCCACCATCGCATGGAAGCCACCTGGCAGATATTCCATTTGTAGACAAACTTCCATTTATTCTCGGAAAAGTTGTTCCGCAATTTAGCACAAAAAAAGATAGTTTTGTAAATCAACTTGGCGAACCTGATTATAATTATCTTATTTTAATCGGGAATAAAACAAATAATCCTTTTTATTCAATGCTAATTCCAGGAAAAGATGATGGAATGGTACCTGTGGACTCTGCAAAAATGAAATCTGAAAATTTCAAGATTATTGATAATACCACTCATACAAGTATTTTAAAAGATACGCGTACGATGAAGGAAATTTCTAACTTTTTGAAAAATACTACAATTCAAGAAAATAAAGCAGAAGAGAAAAAAATAGAAAATTTTAGTGAAAAAAGGGAGTAA